In a single window of the Labeo rohita strain BAU-BD-2019 chromosome 23, IGBB_LRoh.1.0, whole genome shotgun sequence genome:
- the acvr1ba gene encoding activin A receptor type 1Ba isoform X2, translating into MLRDGNLAVMLPRRTAVALLALCGLIAVGDALKCNCTACESSGYVCETDGACMASTSYMNGQEEQQVRICIPRVSLVPPGQPIYCLSAKGLLNTHCCYTDFCNSINLQIPSGLTEDKVDSWGPVELVAIIAGPVFLFCLLLIVGVLVFQYHQRNYNHRQRLDVEDPSCDHLYLAKDKTLQDLIFDLSTSGSGSGLPLFVQRTVARTIVLQEIIGKGRFGEVWRGRWRGGDVAVKIFSSREERSWFREAEIYQTIMLRHENILGFIAADNKDNGTWTQLWLVSDYHEHGSLFDYLNHYSVTIEGMIKLSLSAASGLAHLHMEILGTQGKPGIAHRDLKSKNILVKKNGTCAIADLGLAVRHESITDTIDIAPNQRVGTKRYMAPEVLDETINMKHFDSFKCADIYALGLVYWEIARRCNAGGIHEDYQLPYYDLVPSDPSIEEMRKVVCDQRLRPNVPNWWQSYEALRVMGKIMRECWYANGAARLTALRIKKTLSQLSVQEDVKI; encoded by the exons ctCTTAAGTGTAATTGCACCGCCTGTGAGAGCAGCGGTTATGTGTGCGAGACCGATGGGGCCTGCATGGCCTCTACATCCTACATGAATGGTCAGGAGGAGCAGCAAGTTCGGATCTGCATCCCACGTGTCAGCCTGGTACCACCAGGACAGCCCATCTACTGCTTGAGCGCCAAAGGCCTGCTCAACACACACTGCTGTTATACGGACTTCTGCAACAGCATCAACCTTCAGATTCCCAGCG GGCTTACTGAAGATAAAGTGGACAGTTGGGGTCCTGTAGAGCTGGTGGCAATAATAGCAGGCCCGGTCTTCCTCTTCTGCTTGCTGCTTATTGTGGGAGTGCTCGTTTTCCAGTATCACCAGCGCAACTATAACCATCGGCAGCGACTCGATGTTGAGGATCCGTCCTGTGATCATCTGTACTTGGCCAAAGACAAGACCTTACAGGATCTCATTTTTGATCTGTCCACCTCCGGTTCAGGATCTG GTCTGCCCTTGTTTGTTCAGCGAACAGTGGCCAGGACAATTGTACTGCAGGAGATCATAGGTAAAGGTCGCTTTGGGGAAGTATGGAGGGGGAGATGGAGAGGAGGGGATGTGGCCGTGAAGATATTCTCATCCAGAGAGGAACGCTCCTGGTTCCGTGAGGCGGAGATTTACCAGACCATCATGCTCCGTCATGAGAACATCTTGGGCTTCATTGCTGCTGATAATAAAG ACAATGGCACATGGACACAGCTGTGGCTGGTGTCGGACTACCATGAACATGGCTCATTATTTGACTATCTCAACCACTACTCCGTCACAATCGAGGGAATGATTAAGTTATCACTCTCAGCGGCCAGTGGCCTGGCACATCTGCACATGGAAATCCTGGGAACACAGG GGAAACCAGGCATTGCACATCGTGACCTCAAATCTAAAAACATCCTGGTAAAAAAGAATGGTACTTGTGCCATAGCAGATCTGGGGCTCGCTGTACGGCACGAGTCCATCACTGATACTATAGACATCGCACCTAATCAGAGGGTTGGCACCAAAAG ATACATGGCCCCAGAGGTACTAGATGAAACAATCAACATGAAGCATTTTGATTCTTTCAAGTGTGCTGACATCTATGCTTTGGGACTAGTATACTGGGAGATTGCGCGACGGTGTAATGCTGGAG GCATCCATGAAGATTACCAGCTTCCCTACTATGATCTGGTGCCCTCCGACCCCTCCATAGAAGAGATGAGGAAGGTGGTGTGTGATCAGAGATTACGGCCAAATGTGCCCAACTGGTGGCAGAGCTACGAG GCATTGAGAGTGATGGGGAAGATCATGCGGGAGTGCTGGTATGCCAACGGAGCGGCGCGGCTTACGGCTCTGCGGATTAAGAAGACTCTCTCGCAACTCAGCGTCCAAGAAGACGTTAAGATCTGA
- the acvr1ba gene encoding activin A receptor type 1Ba isoform X1, whose product MLRDGNLAVMLPRRTAVALLALCGLIAVGDALKCNCTACESSGYVCETDGACMASTSYMNGQEEQQVRICIPRVSLVPPGQPIYCLSAKGLLNTHCCYTDFCNSINLQIPSGRSTGQIHYPSKVWGLTEDKVDSWGPVELVAIIAGPVFLFCLLLIVGVLVFQYHQRNYNHRQRLDVEDPSCDHLYLAKDKTLQDLIFDLSTSGSGSGLPLFVQRTVARTIVLQEIIGKGRFGEVWRGRWRGGDVAVKIFSSREERSWFREAEIYQTIMLRHENILGFIAADNKDNGTWTQLWLVSDYHEHGSLFDYLNHYSVTIEGMIKLSLSAASGLAHLHMEILGTQGKPGIAHRDLKSKNILVKKNGTCAIADLGLAVRHESITDTIDIAPNQRVGTKRYMAPEVLDETINMKHFDSFKCADIYALGLVYWEIARRCNAGGIHEDYQLPYYDLVPSDPSIEEMRKVVCDQRLRPNVPNWWQSYEALRVMGKIMRECWYANGAARLTALRIKKTLSQLSVQEDVKI is encoded by the exons ctCTTAAGTGTAATTGCACCGCCTGTGAGAGCAGCGGTTATGTGTGCGAGACCGATGGGGCCTGCATGGCCTCTACATCCTACATGAATGGTCAGGAGGAGCAGCAAGTTCGGATCTGCATCCCACGTGTCAGCCTGGTACCACCAGGACAGCCCATCTACTGCTTGAGCGCCAAAGGCCTGCTCAACACACACTGCTGTTATACGGACTTCTGCAACAGCATCAACCTTCAGATTCCCAGCGGTAGGAGTACAGGCCAAATACActacccttcaaaagtttggg GGCTTACTGAAGATAAAGTGGACAGTTGGGGTCCTGTAGAGCTGGTGGCAATAATAGCAGGCCCGGTCTTCCTCTTCTGCTTGCTGCTTATTGTGGGAGTGCTCGTTTTCCAGTATCACCAGCGCAACTATAACCATCGGCAGCGACTCGATGTTGAGGATCCGTCCTGTGATCATCTGTACTTGGCCAAAGACAAGACCTTACAGGATCTCATTTTTGATCTGTCCACCTCCGGTTCAGGATCTG GTCTGCCCTTGTTTGTTCAGCGAACAGTGGCCAGGACAATTGTACTGCAGGAGATCATAGGTAAAGGTCGCTTTGGGGAAGTATGGAGGGGGAGATGGAGAGGAGGGGATGTGGCCGTGAAGATATTCTCATCCAGAGAGGAACGCTCCTGGTTCCGTGAGGCGGAGATTTACCAGACCATCATGCTCCGTCATGAGAACATCTTGGGCTTCATTGCTGCTGATAATAAAG ACAATGGCACATGGACACAGCTGTGGCTGGTGTCGGACTACCATGAACATGGCTCATTATTTGACTATCTCAACCACTACTCCGTCACAATCGAGGGAATGATTAAGTTATCACTCTCAGCGGCCAGTGGCCTGGCACATCTGCACATGGAAATCCTGGGAACACAGG GGAAACCAGGCATTGCACATCGTGACCTCAAATCTAAAAACATCCTGGTAAAAAAGAATGGTACTTGTGCCATAGCAGATCTGGGGCTCGCTGTACGGCACGAGTCCATCACTGATACTATAGACATCGCACCTAATCAGAGGGTTGGCACCAAAAG ATACATGGCCCCAGAGGTACTAGATGAAACAATCAACATGAAGCATTTTGATTCTTTCAAGTGTGCTGACATCTATGCTTTGGGACTAGTATACTGGGAGATTGCGCGACGGTGTAATGCTGGAG GCATCCATGAAGATTACCAGCTTCCCTACTATGATCTGGTGCCCTCCGACCCCTCCATAGAAGAGATGAGGAAGGTGGTGTGTGATCAGAGATTACGGCCAAATGTGCCCAACTGGTGGCAGAGCTACGAG GCATTGAGAGTGATGGGGAAGATCATGCGGGAGTGCTGGTATGCCAACGGAGCGGCGCGGCTTACGGCTCTGCGGATTAAGAAGACTCTCTCGCAACTCAGCGTCCAAGAAGACGTTAAGATCTGA